The Rosa rugosa chromosome 1, drRosRugo1.1, whole genome shotgun sequence genomic sequence CTATTTTTACAAAAATATAGAAGGTGATCATGTGATTCATGTCCATGGCGAACACCAACATTTGAATAACACACCTTGGACCATTGTTTACATTGATCACTGTATTTTCCAAACTCAAACTAGCTTATACACTTGATTGTCCTGATGAAAAGTgttgacacacacacacatatatttcCACAATCGATTAACAGAAGTACAGCAATACAACGAAAGTGCACAAGCAGTCCACCAATGCAAACAGCATCATACCCACAACCTCTGAATATTTCAAAAAACCAGATACAGAATGATCTCAGTATACATCAGATCAATTATGCACAAAATGATCTTAACTGCCTCCCTCTGATCCACATGAGAAGGGTACATCccaaaattttattttctttctttaaagGCAGGGAAACTGTGGCCCACAAAGATGCCCAAAAACAAATTTTATACCATCAACTGTTCATTTTCTTCCTCATAGCCCTCAACGAAACTTTATATCTCTGTCAATATTACTCACATAATGGAAATCACGCAGAACAAATTGGGCGGAAGTGTTAAAAAGCTTAGGATGAAAGGGAAGTGAAGAAACAAATGGTCTATGCCAAGATTATTTTTACGACAAACAAACTATAAGCTTATCTCCATACAAAGCACATTAGGTGCCCTATTTTGAATAATGCCAGAAGTATTGACTCTAGCATCAGCCATACAGGGTACCTATAAACATATATTGTAATACACAATTGCTGCCTCTACCATCAGCCATAATTTTACAAACCTGTCTCCAAATAAGCTTAAATCTGATGATACCTTTGCTTTCCAAATTATGATATACGTATCGTACTTAAGGAAAGATGAATCATCAATTAACCTACTGAAGAAGAAAATACATGCAACACCCAGAGGACTCTCAGTCTATTATTAATCTACAATAATTAACTAAAGAAAATTCTAGACTTGGAAACGATATTTCCAATTATTTCTTTGTCTTTGAAGAGAAAAAGGATATCATATGTTGTTATCAGGCATATGAGGAATTAACTTTGTTCTTTTCCAGCTTTGCCACTTGCATTTAGATACATCCTGTCCAGAGTCACATCTCACATGAGGCTTCAGCAATGAGACATGCAAGTATATCACAAATTAACCAGTGAACAAGCCTTTCAGACATCCAAGTATATTAGACAACAGGATCCACATTATATCGCATGAACTAATAATTTCGTCACATCATCTTCTTAATATTCAAAAGTGTACATATAGTTTATCATCTTGGAACATTACCATAATTCTACTCAAGGGGATTACCAAAGCTAAAGCTTATAGCAAAACtatctgtttctttttcttttcttttctcttccccTGGTTAGTAATAGTTATAGCAAACATATTTCTCTATTACATGTTTGTTCCAAGCTAAACAATGCAACAAAAATCATACATCACATTACTCGACATTAACGATAAACAAAAATCCCACCATCTATTTGGGACAAGCACAATACACACATAACCACAATGTTAGAGATGATCCtataaaagtgaaaataaacTAAACTAAACAAATTATGATGCTCTATGTAATTTGCTCTACAACTTAAGTATGAACAACAGCAATTACCAAAAGTACAAAACAAGCAAATTTAACCATAAGtagtaaaaaaaaacaaaacttacCAAAAGTTACCACTACTTCAGGTGTTCATCGAAAACCAAAATGCCCGATTCTTATTTCTCCAAATCCCAAATTCCCACAATGACCCATCAAACCCTACGAGCCAAGAGCCCACCTTTTCTGTTCAGACGATGGAGACCTCTTTGATCCGACCCGCATCATTATCGGATCGGGCCAAGTGGTTAAGCAGATAAAGCAGGAGGGAAGCGATGACGACGCCGAGGAAATTGGCGACGGCGTCTTTAGCGGAGGCTCCGGCGGAGTGGAAGAAGCCGAGCTCGTCGGCGAACTCCTTGGCGGCGCCGGCTGAGAGAGATAGGAGTGATCCGACCCGAATAGAGTGGCGGCGTAGAAACGGGTAGGGGGTTCGGGCGGCTAATGTGGAGAAGAGGAGggtgagagagaagcagaagagGAGATGATAGAGCTTGTCTCGGGCTAGCCATGGGTCATTGTCTTCCATTTCCAGCTCTCAGGAAATTTGGTAGAGGGAAGAATATAAAGCCCAGCAAAAAGTTTGAACTCAAAAAGCTCATATTTTTGAAGGGAAAAAACTCTAGATGGCCTATCGTGCTTGAGCCGGCTCATTTATTATCGTGTCGAGCTCGTGTCGGCCTATTTACTTAAATATTAAGCCTGATCCGGCTCATGATCTGAGCTTATATTATGTCAGGTCAATAAACAGGCCTTGCTGGTGCTATCTCATTATAAGGcacgattttaaaattttaatttgagtagaaaaattgatttgattttttttttatcagataaacaacttAAATGTTACAACTAATAACTCATAACCTCCTATTTATGAATAGAAGAAATGGTATGGGataattgattttattttaattatttagaaaattaaaataaataaagttctacaacatttttcttaatcttagttttttaaaattattttctaataattttttatattccactataagaaagaaagaaaaaaactcaaaaatacatatattttgcccagtaccatttagtctagtggcataagtctcccctttgtaagtgggaggttgtgagttcgactcacaaaaagactagttgttgatgtgataaaaaaaaaaaatacatataatttttttcataGTTAAAATATATTCATAAACTCGTGGAATCTAACAGGCTACTCCTTACTATTCACCATTCTATTGACAAATTAATGAATAATATTGATCCAATTCATTTTTTCCGCCCCCATGTCCAGAAGTTTCTGCGTCCGTCACTGTATGAAACCTCTTCCACATCCTTGTTTCTTTCAAATGGAGTTTCCCTCACTCTTACGTCATGAAAAAATAGTTAAGTATTAAGAAACATTTTGAAGATTGAAGGAAATAATATGTACAAATTAAGCGCGACTTAAGGAAATATGTACAAACTACAAACCTTTCGAAGAGGCCTCATGAGGTACTGTAGAAGAAGTAGCAAGACGAACAAGGCTCAACTCATTGGTTTGGATCATACTCCTTGCCGTTTGTAGAAACAAGGCCA encodes the following:
- the LOC133725022 gene encoding uncharacterized protein LOC133725022 codes for the protein MEDNDPWLARDKLYHLLFCFSLTLLFSTLAARTPYPFLRRHSIRVGSLLSLSAGAAKEFADELGFFHSAGASAKDAVANFLGVVIASLLLYLLNHLARSDNDAGRIKEVSIV